A stretch of Suncus etruscus isolate mSunEtr1 chromosome 9, mSunEtr1.pri.cur, whole genome shotgun sequence DNA encodes these proteins:
- the LOC126017738 gene encoding olfactory receptor 8K3-like, with amino-acid sequence MEKHNFTVLEEFILQGITERPELQAPFFVLFLIIYMTSLVCNLGMIMLTNIDSKLHTPMYFFLRHLAFIDLGHSTVVGPKILINFMANENRISYLWCATQLALFIFFIISELFILSAMAYDRYVAICNPLLYTVIMSHKLCWVLVLIPYAYSAVISLVTTIKTFISSFCGHNVVSHFFCDSLPLLTLVCSRTRDVEMIVLVFSSFNLTVSLLIVLLSYIMIIVAILRMKSAEGRRKAFSTCGSHLTVLVILYSTLFFMYSQPKSSHSFENDKITSVFYTLIIPMLNPLIYSLRNKEVKGALNRLWKTLCKLPI; translated from the coding sequence ATGGAAAAACACAATTTTACAGTGCTGGAGGAATTCATCCTCCAGGGAATCACAGAACGCCCTGAACTGCAGGCTCCCTTCTTTGTTCTCTTCCTCATCATCTACATGACCTCATTGGTGTGCAACTTGGGCATGATCATGCTCACTAACATAGACTCGAAGCTTCACacacccatgtacttcttcctcagACATCTGGCATTCATCGATCTTGGCCATTCAACAGTTGTAGGACCCAAAATCTTAATCAATTTTATGGCGAATGAGAACAGAATCTCCTATCTTTGGTGTGCAACTCAACTGGctctcttcatcttcttcattATTAGTGAACTTTTTATCCTGTCAGCAatggcctatgaccgctatgtggccatctgcAATCCTCTGCTCTACACAGTTATCATGTCCCATAAACTATGTTGGGTGCTGGTATTAATCCCTTATGCATATAGTGCTGTAATATCTTTGGTAACCaccataaaaacttttatttcatcCTTCTGTGGCCACAATGTTGTCAGTCACTTCTTTTGTGACAGTCTCCCCTTGTTAACTTTGGTTTGCTCAAGGACACGTGATGTTGAAATGATAGTACTGGTCTTTTCATCATTTAATTTGACTGTATCTCTTCTGATAGTTCTCCTATCCTACATAATGATCATCGTGGCTATCCTCAGGATGAAGTCAGCAGAGGGCAGGCGCAAAGCCTTCTCCACCTGTGGATCTCATTTGACGGTGTTGGTCATACTATATTCCACTCTCTTCTTTATGTATTCGCAGCCCAAATCCAGTCATTCttttgaaaatgataaaataaccTCTGTATTTTACACATTGATCATACCCATGCTGAATCCCCTGATCTACAGCTTGAGGAATAAAGAGGTAAAGGGTGCCCTGAACAGATTATGGAAAACTCTGTGTAAACTCCCTATATGA
- the LOC126018684 gene encoding olfactory receptor 8K3-like, whose product MKKYNLTMLGEFILMGLTDLPELQAPLFALFLMVYMISLVGNLGLIILTKIDTKLQTPMYFFLRHLSFTDIGYSTAIGPRMLVNFAINDHAISYNWCATQLTFFSVFITTEVFILTAMAYDRYVAICNPLLYTIVMSQGFCQLLVTIPYLYSLFLSLLIIIKIFTSSFCGYNVIKHFYCDTLPLLSLICSDTSEIKWIILIFSVVNLVSSLLIILVSYILILIAILRMNSADGRHKTFSTCGSHLTVIVIFYGTLFFMYVHPKSNQSFDTDKMVSVFYTLVIPMLNPIIYSLRNKEVKNAIPRSWKKCINILLKMHHC is encoded by the coding sequence ATGAAGAAGTACAACTTAACAATGTTGGGTGAATTTATTCTCATGGGACTCACAGATCTCCCAGAACTACAAGCTCCATTATTTGCACTCTTCCTCATGGTTTACATGATCTCTCTGGTTGGTAATCTGGGACTGATCATCCTTACCAAGATAGACACTAAACTGCAAACACCTATGTACTTTTTCCTCAGACACTTGTCATTCACTGATATTGGTTATTCAACAGCTATCGGTCCCAGAATGCTAGTAAATTTTGCAATAAATGACCATGCAATTTCCTATAATTGGTGTGCCACTCAACTCACTTTCTTCAGTGTGTTCATCACCACCGAGGTTTTCATTCTGACAGCAATGGCCTATGACCGTTATGTGGCCATCTGCAACCCATTGCTGTACACAATCGTCATGTCCCAAGGATTTTGTCAGCTGTTGGTCACAATACCCTATCTCTATAGTCTATTTTTGTCTTTGCTAATCatcataaaaatttttacttcATCGTTTTGTGGCTACAATGTCATCAAGCATTTCTACTGTGATACTCTGCCTTTGCTGTCTCTAATCTGCTCAGATACTTCTGAAATCAAATGGATCATTTTGATCTTTTCAGTTGTTAACTTGGTGTCTTCACTTCTGATTATACTTGTGTCCTACATTCTCATCCTGATAGCTATTCTCAGGATGAACTCTGCAGATGGTAGGCATAAGACCTTTTCCACATGTGGCTCTCATCTGACAGTGATTGTCATATTCTATGGTACTCTATTCTTCATGTATGTGCATCCCAAATCCAACCAATCCTTTGATACTGATAAGATGGTCTCCGTATTTTACACATTGGTAATACCCATGTTGAATCCTATAATTTACAGTTTAAGAAACAAGGAGGTGAAAAATGCCATACCTAGATCTTGGAAAAAGTGTATAAATATTCTTCTTAAAATGCATCACTGTTAA
- the LOC126018685 gene encoding olfactory receptor 8K3-like gives MDRHNLTVLKEFILLGITDRPELQAPLFGLFLIIYMISLVGNLGMVILTKVDSKLQTPMYFFLRHLAITDLGYSTAVGPKMLVNFLVDKDAIAYDLCAAQLTFFEIFIISELFILAAMSYDRYVAICKPLLYTVIMSQRICLVMVVISYVYSTFVSLLLTIEIFKSSFCGHNVISHFYCDSLPLLSMLCSNTYEIQMIIVVFSSLNLIFTFSVVVLSYLLILIAIIRMNSAEGRRKAFSTCGSHMTVVTVFYGTLIFMYVKPKSGNSFDTDKMTSIFYTLIIPMLNPLIYSLRNKDVKSAVQKLWTKVYSICH, from the coding sequence ATGGACAGACACAATCTCACAGTGCTCAAGGAATTCATCCTACTGGGAATCACGGACCGTCCTGAACTGCAGGCTCCCCTATTTGGACTCTTCCTCATCATCTACATGATCTCACTGGTGGGCAACCTGGGCATGGTCATCCTCACCAAGGTAGACTCCAAACTACAAacacccatgtacttcttcctcagACACCTGGCAATCACTGATCTGGGCTACTCCACAGCAGTGGGACCTAAAATGTTGGTAAATTTCCTTGTGGATAAAGATGCAATCGCCTATGATTTATGTGCTGCACAGTTaactttctttgaaattttcattATTAGTGAACTTTTTATTTTGGCAGCAATGTCCTATGACCGTTATGTGGCCATCTGTAAACCTTTGCTCTACACAGTAATCATGTCCCAAAGAATATGTCTGGTGATGGTGGTAATTTCCTATGTCTATAGCAcatttgtttctcttcttctgactATAGAAATTTTTAAATCCTCCTTCTGTGGCCATAATGTGATCAGTCATTTCTACTGTGACAGTCTTCCCTTGTTATCCATGCTCTGCTCAAATACTTATGAAATACAGATGATTATTGTGGTTTTTTCATCGCTTAATTTGATTTTCACTTTTTCAGTAGTTGTCCTATCTTACCTACTCATCCTCATTGCAATCATCAGGATGAACTCTGCTGAGGGAAGACGCAAAGCTTTTTCCACCTGTGGATCCCACATGACAGTGGTCACTGTGTTTTATGGGACTTTGATATTTATGTATGTGAAACCAAAATCTGGTAATTCCTTTGATACTGATAAAATGACATCTATATTTTATACCCTTATTATACCCATGCTGAATCCCTTAATCTATAGCTTGAGGAACAAGGATGTAAAATCTGCTGTGCAAAAGTTGTGGACAAAAGTATACAGCATATGTCATTAA